The Methanobrevibacter sp. genome has a segment encoding these proteins:
- a CDS encoding right-handed parallel beta-helix repeat-containing protein: MNKKIILSLLAVFIVAISLSAVSAADDVAVDDVITDAGIGEVVAVEEPAAADDAVLADGEEKTGDDIQTLIDNAEDGGEVDLGVDQVYNVADGKIFNITKKVTVKGTNVVIKASGASQGGSGALFIANVAGTGFDGITFINTDGKKTYGQQVSGYAIQLAIENGTVNNCKFLDWGSGVYGRGAAFCNITNSYFNGSSEKVTNGGTKEYGTKAINLMGSHDITVKDCTFEGQVLDGISIASNSGNNIMTDNTFIENCYAIYFGGASTQGCVIANNSFIRCGWCEDAEGNVIFKDLPVISTQKAANGYIIADNTIEATEGSIFMKAESGNTAHGYPSAIGDINITGNTLTVAEGANPATITFMYILSNQGQLSPYAPINISGNTIAEGVTPVTVWYADWGSETDPVFPAADPVATSIIIKDISTATKKVTIELVDVNGVAQAGKEISYSINGGATQTGETDADGLLTIDVAEDGVIALAFAGDEELKAAETSINFASTAVKTTPTITASAMTATAKIAKYYTITLKDSTGKALVGESVTFYFNGKTTTVKTDENGKAKLSINVATKGNYQIAVSYLGNDKNNAVTTAKNIKVNVQATKATFKKATLKVKKVKSVKFTLKDSKGKAIKGKKITIKVNGKTFSAKTNAKGVATIKVKVTKKGKFLATAKFAGDNTYKAITKKAYFTVK, encoded by the coding sequence ATGAATAAAAAGATAATCTTATCTCTTCTTGCAGTATTCATAGTTGCAATTTCTCTTTCCGCAGTATCTGCAGCGGATGATGTGGCTGTAGATGATGTCATAACTGATGCAGGAATTGGCGAAGTTGTAGCTGTAGAAGAACCTGCAGCAGCAGATGATGCAGTATTGGCAGATGGTGAGGAAAAGACCGGCGATGATATACAAACTTTAATCGATAATGCTGAAGATGGAGGAGAAGTAGACTTAGGTGTAGACCAAGTTTATAATGTAGCAGATGGAAAAATTTTCAATATTACTAAGAAAGTTACCGTAAAAGGTACCAATGTTGTCATTAAAGCAAGTGGTGCTTCCCAAGGCGGATCTGGTGCACTTTTCATTGCAAATGTAGCTGGAACCGGATTTGACGGAATCACATTCATCAACACTGACGGTAAAAAAACATACGGCCAACAAGTTTCAGGTTATGCTATCCAATTAGCTATTGAAAACGGTACTGTAAACAACTGTAAATTCCTCGATTGGGGTAGCGGTGTTTACGGTAGAGGAGCAGCATTCTGTAACATTACAAACTCTTACTTCAACGGTTCTTCTGAAAAAGTAACCAATGGAGGAACAAAAGAATACGGTACCAAAGCAATTAACCTTATGGGTTCCCACGATATCACAGTAAAAGATTGTACCTTTGAAGGACAAGTTCTTGACGGTATTTCCATTGCAAGTAACTCCGGTAACAACATAATGACCGACAACACTTTCATCGAAAACTGTTACGCTATCTACTTCGGTGGAGCTTCCACCCAAGGATGTGTTATTGCAAACAACTCATTCATCAGATGCGGATGGTGTGAAGATGCAGAAGGAAATGTAATCTTTAAAGATTTACCTGTAATCAGTACTCAAAAAGCAGCAAACGGGTATATCATTGCAGACAACACTATTGAAGCTACTGAAGGATCTATCTTCATGAAAGCTGAATCAGGTAACACTGCACACGGATACCCAAGTGCTATCGGTGACATTAACATCACTGGAAACACTTTAACCGTAGCTGAAGGTGCTAACCCAGCAACCATTACCTTCATGTACATTTTAAGTAACCAAGGACAATTAAGCCCATATGCACCTATTAACATTAGTGGAAACACTATTGCAGAAGGAGTAACTCCTGTAACTGTATGGTATGCTGACTGGGGTAGTGAAACTGACCCTGTTTTCCCTGCAGCTGATCCAGTAGCTACTTCCATAATCATTAAAGACATTTCAACTGCAACCAAAAAAGTAACTATTGAATTGGTAGATGTAAACGGTGTAGCACAAGCTGGAAAAGAAATTAGCTACTCTATCAACGGTGGAGCAACCCAAACTGGTGAAACCGACGCAGACGGTCTTTTAACTATTGATGTAGCTGAAGATGGTGTAATTGCTCTTGCATTTGCTGGAGATGAAGAACTCAAAGCAGCAGAAACCAGCATTAACTTTGCAAGTACTGCAGTTAAAACTACTCCAACCATTACTGCTAGTGCAATGACTGCTACTGCAAAAATTGCTAAATACTACACAATTACCTTAAAAGATTCCACTGGTAAAGCATTGGTTGGTGAAAGCGTAACCTTCTACTTTAATGGAAAAACCACTACTGTAAAAACCGATGAAAACGGTAAAGCAAAACTTAGCATCAATGTTGCAACCAAAGGAAACTACCAAATTGCTGTATCTTATTTAGGTAATGATAAAAACAATGCAGTTACAACAGCTAAAAACATTAAAGTAAATGTACAAGCTACCAAAGCTACCTTCAAGAAAGCTACTTTAAAAGTGAAAAAAGTTAAAAGCGTAAAATTCACTCTTAAAGATTCCAAAGGTAAAGCTATCAAAGGTAAAAAAATTACCATTAAAGTAAATGGTAAAACATTCAGCGCTAAAACCAACGCTAAAGGTGTAGCTACAATCAAAGTAAAAGTAACTAAAAAAGGTAAATTCTTAGCAACCGCTAAATTTGCAGGTGACAACACCTACAAAGCAATTACCAAAAAAGCATACTTTACTGTAAAATAA